In the genome of Nonlabens sp. MB-3u-79, one region contains:
- a CDS encoding anthranilate synthase component I family protein has protein sequence MKQRQLHQFPLLHSAGFKKKLLSFYKDENHLVYLESNHGSLKYDSYATLIGVGAIDRITCKSGTAVEQLAAFRTAHPDWMFGFLGYDLKNELENLESTHQDLLDFPDLCFFVPELVFEISDKEVKLHSFITSQNDAEKLIQKIQEHSFSDPKTVAQEVVLKAKDSKEAYLQKAQKVLDHIHRGDIYEANFCTQFYAQDVVLDTQKAFYDLNSISEPPFAVYARLGSYYAISASPERYLKKTGNQLISQPIKGTAKRSTDLTEDESLKEALFNDPKERSENVMIVDLVRNDLSKTAVKGSVAVEELFGIYTFKQVHQMISTVMAELDQKYTVIDAIKTTFPMGSMTGAPKISAMEIIEKNESFKRGLYSGAIGYFTPQNDFDFNVVIRTILFNEDRNTLSFSVGSALTAAAIPEKEYEECFLKARALIEVLALQGIRFD, from the coding sequence ATGAAACAAAGACAACTTCATCAGTTTCCATTACTCCATTCTGCAGGTTTTAAGAAGAAATTACTGTCGTTTTATAAGGATGAAAACCATCTGGTGTATTTAGAGAGCAATCATGGCAGTTTAAAATATGATTCATATGCCACCTTAATAGGAGTAGGAGCTATAGATCGTATAACATGTAAAAGCGGCACTGCAGTAGAGCAGTTGGCCGCTTTTAGAACAGCTCATCCAGACTGGATGTTTGGCTTTTTAGGTTACGATCTTAAGAACGAGTTGGAAAACCTAGAGAGCACGCATCAAGATCTCTTGGACTTTCCAGATTTATGCTTTTTTGTTCCAGAATTGGTGTTTGAAATTTCAGACAAGGAAGTAAAGCTTCATTCCTTCATTACTTCACAGAATGATGCAGAGAAGTTGATCCAAAAAATACAAGAACATTCTTTTTCTGATCCAAAAACAGTTGCTCAAGAGGTCGTCCTAAAAGCCAAAGACTCTAAAGAAGCCTACCTACAAAAAGCACAAAAAGTTCTCGATCATATTCACAGAGGCGATATTTATGAAGCTAATTTTTGCACACAATTTTATGCTCAAGATGTGGTGTTGGATACGCAAAAGGCCTTTTATGATTTGAATAGCATCAGTGAGCCGCCATTTGCTGTTTATGCGAGGCTGGGTTCTTATTATGCTATTAGTGCTAGTCCAGAGCGTTATTTGAAAAAGACTGGAAACCAATTGATATCGCAGCCTATCAAAGGCACTGCAAAAAGATCTACCGACTTAACAGAAGATGAATCTCTTAAAGAGGCGCTTTTTAACGACCCTAAAGAACGATCTGAAAATGTGATGATCGTTGACTTAGTGAGAAATGACCTTTCTAAAACAGCCGTAAAAGGAAGTGTTGCGGTGGAGGAACTTTTTGGAATATATACCTTCAAGCAGGTACACCAAATGATCAGCACAGTCATGGCAGAGTTGGATCAAAAATATACGGTTATTGATGCAATCAAGACTACCTTTCCCATGGGGAGCATGACCGGAGCACCTAAAATAAGTGCTATGGAGATTATTGAAAAAAATGAATCTTTTAAAAGAGGTTTGTACAGCGGTGCTATAGGCTACTTTACACCACAAAACGACTTTGATTTTAATGTAGTGATACGTACGATCTTATTCAATGAAGATCGAAATACGCTTTCTTTTTCTGTAGGTAGTGCCCTTACCGCAGCAGCCATTCCTGAAAAAGAATACGAGGAGTGTTTTCTTAAAGCTAGAGCATTAATTGAAGTACTCGCACTTCAAGGCATTCGCTTTGATTAA
- the tilS gene encoding tRNA lysidine(34) synthetase TilS has product MLTAFKNHISTQFPELFSVPIAIAISGGKDSTVLAHLLHQLGVKFDLIHCNFNLRGAESDADQVFVEGLAKQLGCKLYIESFETEKIAQSRGVSIQMAARDLRYQAFDNIAAKHHIKQVLVAHHLDDQLETFLINLGRGAGLHGLTGIRERNGIIARPLLIFNSSQISDFALENNIDWREDSSNSKTKYLRNRLRHEVIPLLHEALPHLKANFSNTLNYLEGSELLLDVEVARFRESGTKINHGNLEISIEKLKATLKPEAYLFELLKEYNFNLPDALELLDAEHGKSIPSGSRRLTKDREVLVLSKQADWNPIYMEIDQSIERLKLDGYQLEFKNIREDDPLKYVKSANSSNKILLDAAGLEYPFVLRNWQHGDRMQPYGMKGSKLISDLLTDCKIPSLEREKALVLASGSTILWLVGIRASKHHKITSITKSIIEITSDL; this is encoded by the coding sequence ATGCTAACAGCATTTAAAAATCATATCAGCACTCAATTCCCTGAGCTCTTTTCGGTTCCCATAGCGATCGCGATAAGTGGAGGCAAAGACAGTACTGTTTTGGCCCATTTACTTCATCAATTGGGTGTTAAATTTGACTTGATACACTGTAATTTTAATTTAAGAGGAGCAGAAAGTGATGCAGATCAGGTCTTTGTGGAAGGTCTCGCAAAGCAATTGGGTTGTAAGCTTTATATAGAGTCATTTGAAACGGAGAAAATAGCACAGTCTAGAGGTGTTTCTATTCAAATGGCTGCTCGAGATTTGAGGTACCAAGCTTTTGATAACATAGCGGCTAAGCATCATATCAAACAAGTGCTTGTAGCCCATCACCTAGACGATCAATTAGAAACTTTTTTGATCAATTTAGGCCGTGGTGCCGGACTTCACGGGTTGACTGGAATTAGGGAGCGCAATGGGATTATTGCGAGGCCTTTGTTGATTTTTAACAGCAGTCAGATCAGTGATTTTGCTTTAGAAAACAATATCGATTGGCGTGAAGACAGCAGCAATAGCAAGACTAAATACCTGCGCAATCGACTGCGGCATGAGGTGATTCCCTTGCTTCATGAGGCGTTACCGCATTTGAAAGCTAATTTTTCCAATACGTTGAATTACCTGGAGGGTTCTGAATTATTATTAGATGTTGAGGTGGCACGCTTTCGCGAAAGCGGAACAAAAATAAACCATGGCAACCTAGAAATCTCTATCGAGAAATTAAAAGCAACTCTAAAGCCAGAAGCTTATCTCTTTGAACTTCTAAAAGAGTACAACTTTAACCTCCCTGACGCGTTAGAACTACTGGATGCTGAGCATGGTAAAAGTATTCCATCAGGCAGCAGAAGACTAACGAAGGATAGAGAAGTGTTGGTTTTAAGTAAGCAGGCAGATTGGAATCCTATTTATATGGAAATTGACCAATCGATCGAAAGGCTAAAGTTAGATGGATACCAACTAGAGTTTAAAAACATACGAGAAGATGACCCATTGAAGTATGTGAAATCGGCTAATTCCAGTAATAAAATTTTACTTGATGCAGCAGGATTAGAATATCCTTTTGTTTTGAGAAACTGGCAACATGGGGATCGCATGCAGCCATACGGGATGAAGGGGAGTAAATTGATAAGCGATCTATTAACTGATTGCAAAATCCCTTCTTTAGAACGGGAAAAAGCATTAGTATTGGCAAGTGGTAGCACTATATTATGGCTGGTAGGCATAAGAGCTAGCAAGCACCACAAAATTACAAGTATAACAAAATCTATAATTGAAATAACCTCAGACTTATGA
- a CDS encoding protein-disulfide reductase DsbD family protein, translating into MRKLLFALTALIALQLTAQQDPTTWSTEVKKLSDKEYELTTTAVIEPGWHLYSQTTSPENSGPVPTTLSFYGVEDQIELLGINEETGSYAEYSSVWEFNVYQFSDAAVFKQKIKVLDTELKYIIAEVFFMTCDEERCLRPKGVPLTFKLDPNAAVSPTAAGIIEKYLDEEKDPMLSMAPEVSSFQVKDAHEKKGAQKEQDGKKKIDQELEEKEDKKDRSLWTIFIVAFISGFAALLTPCVFPMIPLTVSFFTKQSKNKAKGISNAILYGVFIIVIYVLLGTVVTAIFGSESLNQLSTNVYFNVAFFLILVVFAASFLGAFEITLPQSWANKADEKANKGGIAGIFFMALALAIVSFSCTGPIVGSLIVEAASKGGLAPVIGMFGFSLAIALPFALFAIFPGWLNSLPKSGGWLNTVKVVLGFLELALAFKFLSAADLVFQTHYIEREVFLTIWIAIFGGLALYLFGKIRMPHDGPDSSISVGRLLLGLVVLSFTIYMIPGLWGAPLKIISGFPPPLNYAEAPYGVGYTKLDTNLDIPEGAHLAVHDIIAFHDYEEGLAYAKEVNKPILVDFTGWACVNCRKMEERVWSEPAILNMLKNDFVLISLYVDDKNKLPKEQQYISEVTGKKVRTIGDKWMEFQKNNYKVAAQPFYVIKDKYGNDIGLPIAYTPEVDLYEAWLRKGLEE; encoded by the coding sequence ATGAGAAAGCTTCTATTTGCTTTAACAGCATTGATTGCCTTACAATTAACCGCTCAGCAAGACCCTACTACTTGGTCTACGGAGGTTAAAAAATTATCAGATAAAGAGTATGAGTTGACGACTACTGCTGTTATAGAACCGGGATGGCATTTGTATTCACAAACTACATCTCCAGAAAATAGTGGGCCAGTGCCTACCACCTTGAGTTTTTACGGTGTAGAAGATCAAATAGAATTGCTAGGGATTAATGAGGAAACCGGTTCTTATGCAGAATACTCCTCCGTATGGGAGTTTAATGTATACCAGTTCTCTGACGCAGCTGTTTTTAAACAAAAAATAAAAGTCCTTGATACCGAGTTAAAATACATCATTGCCGAAGTATTTTTTATGACTTGTGATGAAGAAAGGTGTTTACGTCCTAAAGGAGTCCCACTTACGTTTAAGTTAGACCCAAATGCAGCCGTTTCACCAACTGCTGCTGGCATCATTGAAAAGTATCTGGATGAAGAAAAGGATCCTATGCTATCTATGGCTCCAGAAGTTTCCTCTTTTCAAGTTAAGGACGCTCACGAGAAAAAAGGAGCTCAAAAAGAGCAGGACGGAAAAAAAAAAATTGATCAAGAATTAGAAGAAAAAGAAGATAAAAAAGACCGCAGTCTTTGGACTATTTTTATTGTCGCCTTTATTTCGGGATTTGCGGCACTTCTCACTCCTTGTGTTTTTCCTATGATACCCCTTACGGTAAGCTTTTTTACTAAGCAGAGTAAAAACAAGGCAAAAGGTATTTCTAATGCGATACTCTACGGCGTTTTTATTATTGTTATTTATGTCCTTCTAGGTACTGTTGTTACTGCTATTTTTGGTTCTGAATCCTTGAACCAGCTCAGTACCAATGTGTATTTTAACGTGGCATTTTTCCTGATATTAGTAGTTTTTGCAGCTTCATTTTTGGGCGCATTTGAAATCACATTACCTCAATCTTGGGCTAACAAAGCAGATGAAAAAGCCAATAAAGGCGGTATCGCAGGTATCTTTTTTATGGCACTAGCTCTTGCGATTGTTTCTTTTTCCTGCACCGGGCCTATAGTAGGATCACTTATTGTGGAAGCCGCATCTAAAGGTGGACTAGCACCAGTGATTGGAATGTTTGGTTTCTCACTAGCTATAGCTTTGCCATTTGCATTGTTTGCCATTTTCCCTGGCTGGTTGAACTCACTACCGAAATCTGGTGGTTGGTTAAATACAGTAAAGGTGGTTTTAGGGTTTTTAGAATTGGCTTTGGCTTTCAAATTTTTATCGGCTGCAGATTTAGTTTTTCAAACGCATTATATAGAGCGTGAGGTATTTTTGACTATATGGATTGCTATTTTTGGTGGACTGGCCTTATATCTTTTTGGTAAAATTAGAATGCCACACGACGGCCCTGACTCCAGTATATCAGTAGGAAGGTTGTTGTTAGGATTGGTCGTATTGAGTTTTACCATTTATATGATCCCTGGTCTATGGGGTGCGCCCTTGAAAATCATTTCTGGGTTTCCACCACCATTAAATTATGCTGAAGCACCATACGGAGTAGGGTATACCAAGTTAGATACCAACCTAGATATACCAGAAGGAGCACATCTAGCCGTTCATGACATCATAGCTTTTCATGATTATGAAGAAGGGCTGGCATATGCTAAGGAAGTGAATAAGCCTATTCTGGTAGACTTTACGGGTTGGGCTTGTGTGAACTGTCGCAAGATGGAAGAACGAGTGTGGAGTGAGCCTGCGATCCTCAATATGCTGAAAAACGATTTTGTATTGATTTCGCTTTATGTAGATGATAAAAACAAACTTCCTAAAGAGCAACAATACATTTCAGAAGTGACTGGAAAGAAAGTGCGCACCATTGGAGATAAATGGATGGAGTTTCAGAAAAATAATTATAAAGTGGCTGCCCAGCCTTTTTATGTAATCAAAGATAAATATGGAAACGATATAGGTCTACCTATCGCTTATACTCCAGAAGTGGACCTTTACGAAGCTTGGTTGAGAAAGGGCTTGGAAGAATAG
- a CDS encoding OmpA family protein, giving the protein MKKLFTLTILICGLLSVAQTEDTTSSETSENATFKRWAIDVGAGVQKPTRPFVDGYVSTPDLWQADLGVRYMFTRSFGVGLEFGYNSIQSDSDSPVDFESDYYRVGLEGIVNLGDFVNLKSASSRFGILGHGGIGVGFLTSNNRSLSDNTDHHLNFTAGLTPQYRVTNSIAIFTDLTIIGTTRNDYGWDGAQLGTDVRGFEGLMINASVGLTFYLGEGTDPADFAKDPMEAKVDDIAAQMEKMAAENADDDQDGVPNYLDRDNTTESGVRVDSKGRAIDMNKNGIPDDMESSLNSRYASQSDIQTAINGADGANQNLIKQLINEGYVNVYFRFNSTKPTTYSLGAINTIVQYMKDNPSASATLTGFADEIGSPEYNKTLSERRAKMVSDVLTAAGIDASRLAQNGDGEDASVDKNSADARQLVRRVTFRIN; this is encoded by the coding sequence ATGAAAAAATTATTTACCCTTACAATACTGATCTGTGGTTTACTATCAGTAGCGCAAACAGAAGATACTACATCTTCAGAAACAAGTGAAAACGCAACATTCAAAAGATGGGCAATAGACGTAGGTGCTGGTGTTCAAAAACCTACTAGACCTTTCGTTGACGGTTATGTAAGCACACCAGATTTATGGCAAGCAGACTTAGGTGTCCGTTATATGTTCACTAGAAGTTTTGGAGTTGGTTTGGAATTCGGTTACAACAGCATACAAAGTGATTCCGATTCTCCAGTAGATTTCGAATCTGATTATTACAGAGTTGGTTTAGAAGGAATCGTAAATTTAGGTGACTTTGTCAACTTAAAAAGTGCATCTTCTAGATTTGGTATTCTTGGACATGGAGGTATAGGTGTAGGATTTCTTACTTCAAATAATCGCTCCTTATCAGATAACACAGATCACCACTTGAACTTTACAGCAGGTCTTACTCCTCAATACAGAGTGACTAATAGCATTGCTATCTTTACAGATTTAACGATTATAGGTACTACTCGTAATGATTACGGATGGGATGGAGCTCAACTAGGTACTGATGTTAGAGGATTTGAAGGATTAATGATCAACGCATCTGTTGGTCTTACTTTCTACCTTGGAGAAGGAACTGACCCAGCTGATTTTGCTAAAGACCCAATGGAAGCTAAAGTAGATGATATCGCTGCTCAAATGGAAAAAATGGCTGCTGAAAATGCTGATGATGATCAAGATGGTGTACCTAATTACTTAGACAGAGACAATACTACAGAAAGTGGTGTTCGTGTTGACAGTAAAGGTCGTGCTATTGACATGAATAAAAACGGTATTCCAGACGATATGGAAAGCTCTTTAAATTCTCGTTACGCAAGCCAGTCTGATATCCAAACTGCTATCAACGGTGCTGATGGTGCTAACCAAAACTTAATCAAGCAATTGATCAACGAAGGTTATGTAAATGTTTACTTTAGATTTAATAGTACTAAACCTACTACTTATTCTTTAGGAGCTATCAACACTATCGTTCAGTACATGAAAGACAATCCAAGTGCAAGTGCAACTCTTACAGGTTTTGCAGATGAAATAGGAAGCCCTGAATACAACAAAACATTATCTGAGCGTCGTGCTAAGATGGTTAGTGATGTACTTACCGCTGCTGGAATTGACGCAAGTCGCTTAGCTCAGAATGGTGACGGTGAAGATGCTTCTGTTGACAAGAACAGTGCTGATGCTAGACAATTAGTAAGAAGAGTTACTTTTAGAATTAACTAA
- the rfbB gene encoding dTDP-glucose 4,6-dehydratase, producing MNRKKILITGGAGFIGSHVVRLFVTAYPNYEIYNLDALTYAGNLENLKDVEQASNYNFLKADITDATGLDKLFKLYNFDSVIHLAAESHVDRSIKDPLLFAKTNILGTLNLLESYKKHSDFQKGLFYHISTDEVYGTLGATGLFTENTSYDPNSPYSASKASSDHFVRAYGETYGLPFVISNCSNNYGSFQFPEKLIPLFINNIINFQPLPVYGDGNYTRDWLFVQDHAKAIDTVFHKGKNGETYNIGGHNEWKNIDLIKLLCAKMDVHLGRSAGESEKLITFVKDRPGHDVRYAIDASKIERELGWKPSLTFDEGLEKTIAWYLENEAWLNNLTSGKYQEYYDLQYSLINTN from the coding sequence ATGAACAGAAAAAAGATATTAATCACTGGCGGTGCTGGTTTTATAGGATCACATGTGGTTCGATTATTTGTCACGGCATATCCTAATTACGAAATATACAATTTAGATGCGCTTACCTATGCAGGTAATTTGGAGAATCTTAAAGATGTGGAACAGGCCTCTAATTACAATTTTCTGAAAGCCGATATCACAGATGCAACCGGTTTAGACAAGTTATTTAAACTTTATAATTTTGATAGTGTTATTCACTTAGCGGCAGAGTCCCATGTAGATCGATCCATCAAAGATCCATTACTTTTTGCAAAGACTAATATTTTAGGAACTTTAAATTTATTAGAGTCCTATAAAAAGCACAGTGATTTTCAAAAGGGTCTTTTTTACCATATCAGTACAGACGAAGTCTATGGAACTCTTGGAGCAACAGGGCTTTTTACAGAAAACACTTCTTACGATCCTAATTCACCCTATTCTGCTTCCAAAGCAAGTTCAGATCATTTTGTAAGAGCTTATGGAGAAACTTATGGATTACCTTTTGTGATCTCTAACTGCTCCAACAATTATGGATCCTTTCAGTTTCCTGAGAAATTAATTCCCCTCTTTATTAATAACATTATCAATTTTCAACCATTACCTGTATATGGAGACGGAAATTATACCAGAGACTGGTTGTTTGTTCAAGATCACGCTAAAGCTATAGATACTGTTTTTCATAAAGGTAAAAATGGAGAGACCTATAATATAGGCGGGCATAATGAATGGAAGAATATAGACCTGATTAAGTTGCTTTGCGCCAAAATGGATGTTCATTTAGGCAGATCTGCAGGAGAAAGTGAAAAATTGATCACCTTTGTTAAAGATAGACCGGGTCATGATGTGAGGTATGCCATTGATGCCTCAAAAATAGAGCGAGAGTTGGGATGGAAGCCTTCTCTTACTTTTGACGAAGGCTTAGAAAAAACAATAGCATGGTATTTAGAAAATGAAGCCTGGTTAAATAATCTGACTTCAGGGAAGTATCAGGAGTATTATGATTTACAGTATTCTCTAATTAACACAAATTAA
- the rfbA gene encoding glucose-1-phosphate thymidylyltransferase RfbA — protein sequence MKGIILAGGSGTRLHPLTLAVSKQLLPIYDKPMVYYPLSVLMEAGITEVLLISTPNDLPNFERLLGDGGKFGISITYKEQPSPDGLAQAFILGEAFIGDDAVALVLGDNIFYGAGFSELLERAVHKVTSKNVAVVFGNYVKDPERYGVATFDTAGKLSGIEEKPTKPASNYAVVGLYFYPNSVIEVAKGLKPSKRGELEITAVNQYYLENKSLEMQILSRGFAWLDTGTHEALTEATEFVKAVEKRTGLKIACLEEIALTQKRITSEDLYSRVEHLKGDYYDYIKEVVLKKGKIN from the coding sequence ATGAAAGGAATAATTTTAGCTGGGGGCTCAGGAACCAGATTGCATCCGTTAACCTTAGCGGTAAGCAAACAACTCTTGCCTATTTATGATAAACCTATGGTTTATTATCCGTTGTCGGTATTAATGGAAGCGGGTATTACTGAGGTGCTATTGATATCTACCCCAAATGACCTTCCTAATTTTGAACGCTTACTCGGTGATGGAGGTAAATTTGGTATTTCTATCACTTATAAAGAACAGCCGAGCCCAGACGGTCTCGCACAAGCATTTATTCTCGGTGAAGCATTTATAGGGGATGATGCAGTAGCTTTGGTATTAGGAGATAATATTTTTTATGGCGCTGGATTTTCTGAGTTATTGGAACGCGCCGTACATAAAGTTACTTCAAAAAATGTGGCTGTTGTATTTGGCAACTATGTAAAAGACCCAGAGCGTTATGGTGTTGCGACTTTTGATACTGCAGGTAAGCTCAGTGGAATTGAAGAGAAGCCTACAAAACCGGCGTCTAACTATGCTGTGGTAGGTCTTTATTTTTATCCTAATTCTGTTATAGAGGTGGCAAAAGGATTAAAGCCGTCTAAGAGAGGTGAGTTGGAGATCACTGCGGTTAATCAATATTATTTAGAGAATAAAAGTTTAGAAATGCAAATACTCAGTCGCGGCTTTGCATGGTTGGATACCGGGACGCATGAGGCACTTACCGAAGCTACAGAATTTGTAAAAGCGGTAGAAAAAAGGACAGGTCTTAAAATAGCTTGTTTAGAAGAGATTGCCCTGACTCAAAAAAGAATTACTAGTGAAGATCTTTATAGCAGAGTCGAACACTTAAAGGGAGATTACTACGATTACATTAAAGAAGTGGTTCTTAAAAAGGGAAAA